From Variovorax sp. PMC12, the proteins below share one genomic window:
- a CDS encoding DUF1090 family protein — protein sequence MSVKTFFLALVSSVTLPAFAQPAVPPDSATCQAEEAALERDIDLARSRGQMLRRRELAEALSALQAQCKAAAPAESRAAHIDRLEQQARALRLELDRTEEQLRRLKSESP from the coding sequence ATGAGCGTCAAAACCTTCTTCCTGGCCCTTGTGTCGAGCGTGACGCTGCCTGCCTTCGCACAACCCGCCGTGCCGCCGGACAGCGCCACTTGCCAGGCCGAGGAGGCTGCCCTGGAGCGCGACATCGATCTCGCGCGTTCGCGGGGCCAGATGCTGCGGCGGCGGGAGCTTGCCGAGGCCTTGAGCGCGTTGCAGGCGCAATGCAAGGCCGCGGCGCCGGCCGAGAGCCGCGCTGCCCATATCGACAGGCTGGAGCAGCAGGCCAGGGCGCTTCGCCTGGAGCTCGACCGCACCGAGGAGCAACTGCGCAGGCTGAAGAGCGAGTCGCCCTGA
- a CDS encoding ABC transporter substrate-binding protein, with protein MTSSALPTPAPRQFLASTVRRVAKAAAFVALGFGPAAEAAGTAIRLQDDRGTTLELQAPARRIVSLMPSLTETVCALDACDRLVGIDRHANWPASVKGLPQVGGIDDANIERIVALKPDLVLLRPRSRAAEPLERLGIKVLALDAKTHADLRRVMETVARATGRPGAGEAYWRKLDAGLDAARARVPAGWQGRRVYFEVHGGMAAASESSFIGETLARLGLGNAVPGTLGPFPKMSPEFVVRADPDVLMVSALGEISAMAGRPGWSAMSAIKRGRVCSFASARFDLMMRPGPRLDEAADAIVGCLASLGEPKP; from the coding sequence ATGACCTCCTCCGCCCTGCCGACTCCCGCCCCGCGCCAGTTCCTGGCCTCCACCGTCCGCCGGGTCGCCAAGGCCGCGGCTTTCGTGGCGCTGGGCTTCGGCCCGGCCGCGGAGGCCGCCGGCACGGCCATCCGGCTGCAGGACGACCGGGGCACCACGCTGGAGCTGCAGGCGCCGGCGCGGCGCATCGTGTCGCTGATGCCCTCGCTGACCGAAACCGTCTGCGCGCTGGACGCGTGCGACCGGCTTGTCGGCATCGACCGCCATGCCAACTGGCCGGCTTCGGTGAAGGGCCTGCCGCAGGTGGGCGGCATCGACGACGCCAACATCGAGCGCATCGTCGCGCTCAAGCCCGACCTGGTGCTGCTGCGCCCGCGCAGCCGTGCCGCCGAGCCGCTGGAGCGCCTGGGCATCAAGGTGCTGGCGCTCGACGCCAAGACCCATGCCGACCTGCGCCGCGTGATGGAGACCGTGGCCCGCGCCACCGGCCGCCCCGGCGCCGGCGAGGCCTACTGGCGCAAGCTCGATGCCGGGCTGGACGCCGCCCGGGCCCGCGTGCCGGCCGGCTGGCAGGGCCGGCGGGTGTACTTCGAAGTGCATGGCGGCATGGCGGCAGCCAGCGAAAGCTCTTTCATCGGGGAAACCCTCGCCCGCCTCGGGCTGGGCAACGCGGTGCCCGGCACGCTCGGCCCCTTTCCCAAGATGAGCCCCGAATTCGTGGTGCGCGCCGACCCCGACGTGCTGATGGTGTCGGCACTGGGCGAAATCTCGGCCATGGCCGGGCGGCCGGGCTGGTCGGCCATGTCGGCGATAAAGCGCGGGCGGGTCTGCAGCTTCGCCTCGGCCCGCTTCGACCTGATGATGCGCCCCGGCCCCCGGCTGGACGAGGCCGCCGACGCCATCGTGGGGTGCCTCGCCTCGCTGGGCGAGCCCAAGCCTTGA
- a CDS encoding GAF domain-containing sensor histidine kinase, with translation MTTSPASSAPVAAVDTDEAIARDVAAIGRISAVPSLLKVICQHTGMGFAAVARVTDGTWTACAVEDNIQFGLKPGGQLEVRTTLCSESRAARQPVVIDQASTDPVYFDHHTPRLYNIESYISVPIIHTNGDYFGNLCAIDPRPAQVSEPRVVAMFTAFADLIARQLETEDRQERTETALQSAQATAELREQFIAVLGHDLRNPLSSVGAAAELLIRRQAEPNLVKLGTRLKASTRRMSALIDDVLDFARVRLGSGMGLEIREAASLASGLKDVIDEVRAAHPALDIRDEISISGTVRCDPGRIQQVLSNLLGNAVAHGAPNQPIVVRAEVRNGQLELSVANGGEPIPPGDITRIFQPYWRPENSKPGGGLGLGLYICAEIVAAHGGTLEVTSCAEDGTCFVAKLPVA, from the coding sequence TTGACCACATCGCCCGCCTCTTCCGCGCCTGTAGCAGCCGTCGATACCGACGAGGCCATCGCGCGGGACGTGGCCGCCATCGGCCGCATCAGCGCGGTGCCATCGCTGCTCAAGGTCATCTGCCAGCACACCGGCATGGGGTTCGCGGCCGTGGCCCGCGTGACGGACGGCACCTGGACCGCCTGCGCGGTGGAAGACAACATCCAGTTCGGCCTCAAGCCCGGCGGCCAGCTGGAGGTGCGGACCACGCTGTGCAGCGAGTCGCGCGCGGCGCGCCAGCCGGTGGTGATCGACCAGGCCAGCACCGACCCCGTCTACTTCGACCATCACACGCCGCGCCTGTACAACATCGAGAGCTACATCTCGGTGCCCATCATCCACACCAACGGCGACTACTTCGGCAACCTCTGCGCCATCGACCCGCGTCCGGCCCAGGTGTCGGAGCCGCGCGTGGTGGCCATGTTCACCGCCTTCGCCGACCTGATCGCGCGCCAGCTAGAAACCGAAGACCGCCAGGAACGCACCGAAACCGCCCTGCAATCGGCCCAGGCCACGGCCGAGCTGCGCGAGCAGTTCATCGCCGTGCTGGGGCACGACCTGCGCAACCCGCTGTCGTCGGTGGGCGCGGCGGCCGAGCTGCTGATCCGCCGGCAGGCCGAGCCCAACCTCGTGAAGCTGGGCACCCGGCTGAAGGCCAGCACGCGCCGCATGTCGGCGCTGATCGACGACGTGCTCGACTTCGCGCGCGTGCGGCTGGGCTCGGGCATGGGCCTGGAGATCCGCGAAGCCGCTTCGCTGGCCTCGGGGCTCAAGGACGTGATCGATGAAGTGCGCGCCGCCCATCCGGCGCTCGACATCCGCGACGAGATCTCCATCAGCGGCACCGTGCGCTGCGACCCGGGGCGCATCCAGCAGGTGCTGTCCAACCTGCTGGGCAATGCGGTCGCGCACGGCGCGCCGAACCAGCCGATCGTGGTGCGCGCCGAGGTGCGCAACGGCCAGCTGGAGCTTTCGGTGGCCAACGGCGGCGAGCCCATTCCGCCTGGCGACATCACCAGGATCTTCCAGCCCTACTGGCGCCCCGAGAACAGCAAGCCCGGCGGCGGCCTGGGGCTGGGCCTCTATATATGCGCGGAAATCGTCGCGGCCCATGGCGGAACGCTGGAGGTCACCTCCTGCGCGGAAGACGGGACCTGTTTCGTGGCGAAGCTCCCGGTCGCCTGA
- a CDS encoding GNAT family N-acetyltransferase: protein MLEPRAAHSRHTVTTTVFDPQRASEADWDRFLAYWRLRSAEDHPGEPVQTDADRRREVLKTAPLYAFHRVLAVGEHGEFIGSLSTSFRRPSTPDSKPFAPFIDAWGGVLLPHRRRGVASALLRTLLAQMEQHGKSIATIKAHMPGGHAFLRAIGASEKHRSVENRMRFDGLDWQELARWRTEGFAPAHGLRAEVHAGRVPHERLAALVGPMSSLFDDAPTSGLQRPPFRYDLEDFAPWYAEMDRRGGEHFLVLLLDGDELAAMCEASWNARYPDRMSQRLTAVSRKWRGKGLAKGVKAAMLQLVRERHPEVTLAITSNAEVNAPMLAINHRLGFAPYRHDRLYQVGTRSLRDFLATRSTTPEEASR from the coding sequence ATGCTTGAACCCCGTGCCGCGCATTCGCGGCATACCGTGACCACTACCGTGTTCGATCCCCAGCGCGCGAGCGAAGCCGACTGGGATCGCTTTCTCGCCTACTGGCGCCTGCGCTCCGCGGAAGACCATCCCGGAGAGCCCGTGCAGACCGACGCCGACCGCCGGCGCGAGGTGCTGAAAACAGCCCCGCTCTATGCCTTTCATCGCGTGCTGGCCGTGGGCGAGCACGGCGAATTCATCGGCAGCCTGAGCACCAGCTTCCGCCGCCCGAGCACTCCGGACAGCAAGCCCTTTGCGCCTTTCATCGACGCCTGGGGCGGCGTGCTGCTGCCGCACCGCCGGCGCGGCGTGGCGAGCGCCTTGCTGCGCACGCTGCTGGCGCAGATGGAGCAGCACGGCAAATCCATCGCGACCATCAAGGCGCACATGCCCGGGGGCCACGCCTTCCTGCGGGCCATCGGCGCGAGCGAAAAGCACCGCAGCGTCGAGAACCGCATGCGCTTCGACGGCCTCGACTGGCAGGAGCTCGCGCGTTGGCGCACCGAAGGCTTCGCGCCTGCACACGGCCTTCGCGCCGAGGTGCATGCCGGCCGCGTGCCGCACGAGCGGCTGGCGGCGCTGGTGGGCCCGATGTCCAGCTTGTTCGACGACGCACCCACCTCCGGCCTGCAGCGTCCGCCCTTTCGCTACGACCTCGAAGACTTCGCACCCTGGTACGCGGAAATGGACCGCCGCGGCGGCGAGCACTTCCTGGTGCTGCTGCTCGACGGCGACGAACTGGCCGCGATGTGCGAGGCCAGCTGGAATGCGCGCTACCCCGACCGCATGAGCCAGCGCCTCACGGCCGTGTCGCGCAAATGGCGCGGCAAGGGTCTCGCCAAGGGCGTGAAGGCCGCCATGCTGCAACTCGTGCGCGAGCGCCATCCCGAGGTCACGCTCGCCATCACCAGCAACGCCGAGGTCAACGCGCCCATGCTCGCCATCAACCACCGCCTGGGCTTCGCGCCGTACCGGCACGACAGGCTCTACCAGGTCGGCACCCGAAGCCTGCGGGACTTTCTCGCCACCCGTTCCACTACGCCCGAGGAGGCATCTCGATGA
- a CDS encoding vWA domain-containing protein, whose product MRAEHLRHRPREARSGALHCFLLDCSASMRDDGNLARAKGLLLALMEEAYQRRDHVALLCFAGEVVELRLPPRRASAWNDDWVAPIAAGGGTPLALGVQRAEQLLAKSEARQRWLWLLTDGRSSESPARPEAADVACVVDFEAARVPLHRAKQLAEGWDARYLAV is encoded by the coding sequence TTGCGCGCAGAACACCTGAGACACCGTCCGCGGGAGGCGCGCAGCGGCGCGCTGCACTGCTTCCTGCTCGACTGCTCTGCCTCGATGCGCGACGACGGCAATCTCGCGCGCGCCAAGGGCCTGCTGCTCGCGTTGATGGAGGAGGCCTACCAGCGCCGCGACCATGTCGCGCTGCTGTGCTTTGCCGGCGAGGTGGTCGAACTGCGCCTGCCGCCGCGCCGCGCCAGCGCCTGGAACGACGACTGGGTCGCGCCGATTGCCGCCGGTGGCGGCACGCCGCTGGCGTTGGGCGTGCAGCGCGCCGAGCAGTTGCTCGCGAAGAGCGAGGCGCGACAGCGCTGGCTGTGGCTGCTGACCGACGGGCGCAGCAGCGAAAGCCCCGCGCGGCCCGAAGCTGCCGATGTCGCATGCGTGGTCGATTTCGAAGCGGCGCGGGTGCCGCTGCACCGCGCGAAGCAACTCGCCGAGGGGTGGGACGCGCGCTACCTCGCCGTGTAG
- a CDS encoding SET domain-containing protein, with protein sequence MKHRKQTTSSTPFVRVGPSGVHGLGAFATRDLPPEAFLGLYEGRRYTKAEIATKVWNDQLTYLFTLSNHETIDGAKGGNATRHLNHSCEPNCEAVEEYDEGGELVLKFQTITAVDAGDELFIDYSLTADDGSPPSKYPCHCGSANCRGTMLAPEEAEAPAP encoded by the coding sequence ATGAAGCACCGCAAGCAAACCACATCGTCCACGCCTTTCGTCCGGGTCGGCCCCAGCGGCGTGCACGGCCTTGGCGCCTTCGCCACGCGCGACCTGCCGCCCGAAGCCTTCCTGGGCCTGTACGAAGGCCGCCGCTACACCAAGGCCGAGATCGCCACCAAGGTCTGGAACGACCAGCTCACCTACCTGTTCACGCTGTCGAACCACGAGACCATCGACGGCGCCAAGGGCGGCAACGCCACGCGGCACCTGAATCATTCGTGCGAGCCCAACTGCGAGGCGGTCGAGGAATACGACGAGGGCGGCGAGCTGGTGCTGAAGTTCCAGACGATCACGGCCGTGGACGCGGGCGACGAGTTGTTCATCGACTATTCGCTGACGGCGGACGACGGCTCGCCGCCCTCCAAGTACCCCTGCCACTGCGGTTCGGCGAACTGCCGGGGGACGATGCTGGCGCCCGAAGAGGCCGAGGCACCCGCCCCCTGA
- a CDS encoding PA4780 family RIO1-like protein kinase, with protein MKAPQRLQALIDEGLIDTVVRQLMSGKEAMVYVVRCGDETRCAKVYKEADKRSFRQAVDYTENRRVKNSREARAMAKGTRFGRQVTEAIWQSAEVDALYRLAAAGVRVPTPHNFLEGVLLMDLVTDANGDAAPRLNDVAFSPEDALRHHASLLREVMRMLCAGIVHGDLSEFNVLLAEDGPVVIDLPQAVDAAGNNHARRMLLRDVENLRNFFGQFAPALLKTRFGEEIWHLYERGQLRPETELTGSFVPETGPVDLRNVLREVDDAREEEAARLLRLRTPRQ; from the coding sequence ATGAAAGCACCCCAGAGACTGCAGGCCCTGATCGACGAAGGCCTGATCGACACCGTGGTGCGCCAGCTGATGAGCGGCAAGGAAGCCATGGTCTACGTCGTACGCTGCGGCGACGAGACACGCTGCGCCAAGGTCTACAAGGAGGCCGACAAGCGCAGCTTCCGCCAGGCCGTGGACTACACCGAGAACCGCCGCGTCAAGAACAGCCGCGAGGCGCGGGCCATGGCCAAGGGCACGCGCTTCGGCCGCCAGGTGACCGAGGCCATCTGGCAGAGCGCCGAGGTCGATGCGCTCTACCGGCTGGCCGCCGCCGGCGTGCGCGTGCCGACGCCGCACAACTTCCTGGAGGGCGTGCTGCTGATGGACCTGGTGACCGACGCCAACGGCGACGCCGCCCCGCGCCTGAACGACGTGGCCTTCTCGCCCGAAGACGCGCTGCGCCACCACGCCAGCCTGCTGCGCGAGGTGATGCGCATGCTGTGCGCAGGCATCGTGCATGGCGACCTTTCGGAGTTCAACGTGCTGCTGGCCGAAGACGGCCCGGTCGTCATCGACCTGCCGCAGGCGGTCGATGCCGCGGGCAACAACCACGCCCGGCGCATGCTGCTGCGCGACGTGGAGAACCTGCGCAACTTCTTCGGCCAGTTCGCGCCCGCGCTGCTGAAGACGCGCTTCGGCGAAGAGATCTGGCACCTCTACGAACGCGGCCAGCTGCGCCCCGAGACCGAGCTGACCGGCAGCTTCGTGCCCGAGACCGGCCCTGTCGACCTGCGCAACGTGCTGCGCGAGGTGGACGACGCGCGCGAGGAAGAGGCCGCGCGGCTGCTGCGCCTGCGCACGCCGCGACAATAG
- a CDS encoding GNAT family N-acetyltransferase — MQNSSGMAVVPATDFSHGELTALWNRAYEGYFVPVAFDEQRFERHLRRGDVDLTLSRVLAVDGAACGISLVGRRGQRAYLAGFGIADSHRRQGLGGQLIKSQAAALSRAGIALAVLEVIEQNPARTLYRRAGFKELRMLDVREWSFEKHRRKASTRPEPAALQQLHRACAEVCRPTWRREWPTVLDALVREHAVALGVWRDDTLCAYAVMPPPGDGQGALLDAAALDETAAHELLDALATARPGTRWRLVDEPEGSPLLRAASARGAVPVIRQVEMALTLHQDNDAPLA; from the coding sequence ATGCAGAACAGCAGCGGCATGGCGGTGGTCCCCGCCACGGACTTTTCTCACGGTGAACTCACCGCACTCTGGAACCGCGCCTACGAGGGCTACTTCGTGCCCGTCGCGTTCGACGAGCAGCGCTTCGAGCGCCACCTGCGTCGCGGCGACGTCGACCTCACGCTGTCGCGCGTGCTGGCGGTGGACGGCGCGGCCTGCGGCATCTCGCTGGTCGGCCGGCGCGGGCAGCGCGCGTACCTCGCGGGCTTCGGCATTGCGGATTCGCACCGGCGCCAAGGGCTGGGCGGGCAGCTGATCAAGTCGCAAGCCGCGGCCCTGTCGCGTGCCGGCATCGCGCTGGCGGTTCTCGAAGTGATCGAGCAGAACCCGGCGCGCACGCTCTACCGGCGGGCCGGCTTCAAGGAGCTGCGCATGCTCGACGTGCGCGAATGGAGCTTCGAGAAGCATCGCAGGAAAGCCAGCACGCGCCCCGAACCCGCTGCGCTCCAGCAGCTGCACCGCGCCTGCGCCGAGGTTTGCCGGCCCACCTGGCGCCGCGAATGGCCGACCGTGCTCGACGCCCTGGTGCGCGAGCACGCCGTCGCGCTCGGCGTGTGGCGCGACGACACGCTGTGTGCCTACGCGGTGATGCCGCCGCCCGGCGATGGCCAGGGTGCGCTGCTCGACGCCGCGGCCCTCGACGAAACCGCCGCGCACGAATTGCTCGACGCCCTGGCCACCGCCCGCCCCGGCACCCGCTGGCGGCTGGTGGACGAGCCCGAGGGCAGCCCGCTGCTGCGCGCGGCCAGCGCGCGCGGCGCGGTTCCGGTCATCCGCCAGGTCGAAATGGCACTGACCTTGCATCAAGACAACGACGCCCCTCTCGCCTGA